TTACAGGACTTCGAAAGTCTGTGATATTGAGCAAAAATATTGAAAGATAAAAGAATGGATTCAATAAAAGATATGCTGCTCTTTTTTAACAATAACAAGCTGGTTTGAAGATTTCAATTTTTTTTCATAAATATTATTTCACAACTCACTGGAACTCATCTTATGAAAGACTCAAACCGAACTGTGCGCTGGGGAATACTAGGCACAGCACGTATTGCAGAAAAAATCAGCATTGCAATTCATCAGGCAGATAATGCAGAGCTCTCCTGTATCGCCAGTCGTGATCCGGTGAAAGCAGCCGACTGGGCTCAACAACATCATGTGAAGCGAAGTGTCGGAAGTTACGAAGCACTTCTGCAAGATCCGAACATCGATGCGGTGTATATTCCACTGCCTCCCTCAATGCATGGCGAATGGACCGTTCGCGCTGCTAAAGCCGGCAAACATGTTCTCTGTGAAAAACCATTGGCCTTGAATGTGAATCAGGCCAGAGAAATGCGCCGTGTCTGTCTGGAGAACCAGGTTCAACTGATGGATGGCGTCATGTGGTATCATCATCCTCGTGCTCACGAGATGCTCAAACTGATTCGCAGTGATGAATTGGGAGAACATCGTCGCTTCACTTCTGCGTTTACTTTCTGCTGGGATGAAGTCCCTGAAAATGATTTGCGACTGCAGCGTGATCTGGGTGGCGGTTCTCTGGGTGACCTTGGCTGGTATTGTATCGGAGCCGCTCTTTGGGCCTTTAATGAACTTCCCCAAAAAGTGTTCGGTACCGCGCGTCCTTACAATGATGTTGACTATAACTTTTCGGGCATCATGTGGTTCACAAAAAATCGTATTGCTTCATTTGATTGTGGATTCGATGTCAGTATGCGGAAATGGTTTGAACTGGCCGGCACCGAAGGCTCTCTGCTTTGTGATGACTTTACACGTCCCTGGGAGAAACAGAAGCCTGCTTATTATGTCAACGACGGAAACGGTAATGCAACCAGGCATGAAACAGGAAACCCCTTACAGGAAACCTGTATGATCAACCATTTTTGCGACATTATTCGCTCGGGCCGCCTGGAGCAGCAATGGTCTGATCTGGGGATTAATACTCAAAGAGTCTTGAATGCACTGGACTACTCGGCTCGTACTGAAACCGTGGTGAATTTAGCTGACTTCTTCCCCACCTAATATGGCGCATAAAAGAAGCACCCTCACCATTTACGATGATGAGGGTGCCTGAGGTGGAGACTCCCGCCTCGATGCAAGCCTGCTTCCTATTACGGAAACGCTGTGTTACTAGTGGCTCTTAATAGTTGTGGCCACCTCGACGACCTTCCTGCACAGGAGGACGATCGCAGACGATATCGTTCTCTCCGTCACAGAAATCAAACTGGTCGTGGAAATCGCTGCCATAGGTGTAGCCTTTATGGCCTGAAGCACCGGCGACATAGAAACTCTGGTTAATCCGACCGAAGGCACTGCCGACGTCTTCGAGTTCCTGGTTTACGCCATGAGCGACTTCGCTCAGTCCGACAATCATTGCTAACACGGCAATCGTTGACACAAGGACCAGTTCGGACGAGACGATAAATCCCGCCTCTTCGTTCATCAATTGGATCAGCATGATTTTCATGTTGATGGTCTCCAGAAAGAGTTTTGGTTCATTTTTGTTTCGGGTTTAATAAAGCCTGCAGGGTTGGTGAAGCCCTGCAGACTTTCAGCATCGGAAAGAAAGCACGTTTCGGGCAGGGGGCTGATCAGAGTTGATTATTGCACGTCCCATTGACCTGAGCAGAAGTCAGATTGATCGTAGAAGCTGCTGGATTCAGTACAGCCTTTGTGGCCGTGTGCATTGCTCAGCATGTATGACTGATCGATACAAGAAAAGGCACTGCCGACATCTTCCAGTTCCTGGTTCACATTATTAGCGACTTCAGAGAGTCCGACAATCATGGCCAGAACGGCGATGCTGGAGATCAGCACGAGTTCAGCAGAAACAATGAAACCGGCTTCGTCGTTGATCAGTTGGTTGATGATGTTTTTCATAGTTGGTGTCTCCAGGTGGTGTGATATTGTTTTGCATCGAGTTAAACGTTTCAAAGTTGATACTGGGATGTAAAGCAAGCTGAATACCAAACAGGCCAAAGCGTTAAAAAGATTTTACAATCCGTTCAAAACAAGCGACCTAACTCACTGTTTTGTAAGGAGATATAAATCATCCTGATTGACAGTTTTTCTTGTCAGGAACCGGAACCGCCCAAAACAGTGATGAGGTGAGAACGCAACACGAAATAAGACTAGCCGCGACTCATTTGTCTAAAGTCTTTTGAAATAGTGATTTACCGCAATGATGCCTCATCGCAACATGATGAGAAAACTCAACACGAAATTCGGAAACCTGAGTCCCTTGAGAGTTGGCCTGAATAATCCTATCAATTGATAGAGTCTGGTAGAAACAGACGGCGCGCGCCCGGTTTCGGGGTAAAAATTCAAAAAAGTCACTGATATCCATGATTTACTTCGCCTCGTTCTCTTGACCTCTGCGAATAACAAGACATAATCTCAAGCACAGGAACCACGTACGGTTACCTACGGTGATCAATTCACTAATGAATACGTACGTGTTGACTTGCGGGTGTAGCTCAGTGGTAGAGCACCACGTTGCCAACGTGGCTGTCGAGGGTTCAAATCCCTTCACCCGCTCTTTTTTTTCGCACATAGAATCTCAGGGATCTACTCCAGCCCCCATCACAGGTTTGATAATGAGGGGCTTTTTATACTTTAAGTAGTATCACAAAAAAGCAGCGTCGCAGTATAATACTGCCGCCCTCAGATTGAGTGCTGAAATTTAGTAATGCCCCCACAGCTGTTTTCTACACATAAGTAAAGAAAAGGATTGGACCGTGTCTGACGAACTCGCCACAACTGATGCCACCGCTGAAGAAACTGTCTCTGCGGATAGCGAGTACAAGATGTCCGTGACCGCCAAAATCGATGAGGTTGGTCCCTGTAAAAAACATGTCACTGTTACTGTTCCTCGCACAGACATTGACCATTTCTATTCTGAATCCGTTTCAGAATTAGGCGGCCAGGCCACTGTGCCTGGTTTTCGCGTGGGTCATGTGCCTAAGAAACTGATCGAAAAACGCTTCCGTCAGGAACTGACCGATCAGGTCAAGCAACGGGTTTTAATGGAAAGCCTGGAACTGATTGCAGAAGACAATGACCTCGACCCGATCAACGAGCCAACAATCGATGTAGAAAGCCTGGAAATCCCTGACGAAGGTGAATTCCAGTTCGAATTCGAAGTAGAAGTTCGCCCTGATTTCAAATTGCCGGAATACAAAGGCCTGAAATTAGAACGTCCTGTTCGCGAGATTGGTGATAAGGACGTTGATGAATACCTGAATCGCTTCCTGAACCAATATGGTGAAATGGAAGAACGCAAAGGGGCAGCGGAAACGGAAGACTATCTGGAAGTCTCCATCAAATTCGAACACGGTGGCAAACCGCTCAGCGAAATCAATGATCTGGTTGTCCCTCTGCGACCTGTTTTACGTCTGCAGGATGCGGAAATCAAAAACTTCGGTGAATTGATGGCCGGTGTCAAGACAGACGATACCCGCGAAACTGAACTCGAAGTCTCTGAAGAGGCCGAGCAGGTTGAAATGCGGGGTGAAAAAGTAAAAGCCACATTCACAGTTAAGAGTGTAAAATTCATCCAGGTCCCTGAGATCAACGAAGAACTTCTTGAACGAATCGGTGCTGAATCTGAAGAAGAACTGCGAGAAGAAGTCAAAAACATTCTCGAACGTCAGGTGACCTACGAACAACGTCAAACAACCCGATCACAGGTTCTGGATAAAATCACCGAATCTGCTGACTGGGACCTGCCTGAGTCCTTAGTGACCAAACAGGTTGAAAATGCGTTGCGTCGTGAAATTCTCGAAATGCAACAAGCCGGATTTTCCCGTCAGGATATCCAGGCTCGTGAAAACGAACTACGTCAGCAGGCCATTTCCTCAACTCGCAAAGCACTGAAAGAGCATTTCGTGCTGGATAAAATCGCGAGTACAGAAAACCTGGAAGTCCAGCCCCAGGAAATCGACATGGAAATTTACTATATGGCAATGCAGCAAGGCGAAAGCCCACGCCGCGTTCGTGCCCGTATGGTCAAGTCCGGTATGATCGAGAATCTGGAAGCACAGCTTCGTGAACGTAAGGCCGTCGACGTCATTCTGGAAAAAGCAGAATACACCGAAAAAGAAATGGAGAAACCAGAAGAAAATCAGGTCTCTGCCATTGCCCGATCTGTCTGTTCCACATTCGCTGCAACTGCAGGCGAAGAGGAAGAAGCGGAAGCAGACAAAGAATAAGTTTCACAAACTCTTTGTTTTAATAGACTCAATCATGAAAGCGGCACTGTATCGACAGTGCCGCTTTTTTTGATGCTTTCAAATCAATGAACTGACATTCTGCATGATGCTTCAAACTGCTAAACTCAGTTTATGAATGATTTAGAGATCGTTGACAATTCGTATTCTCATCGCCCCGTGATTCTACTGGGCGCCAGTAATCTCACGCGCGACTTTCCACTCATCTTGCGGCTACTGGAAACGACGATGGACTCACCCGCTGATATCTTCACAGCAATGGGCCACGGACGCTCATATGGTGTATGGAGCCGCGTGCTGCATCGCGCGCTTCCAGGGATTACCAAATCAGAACTCTGGAAGACGCTCCCGGAAAGGAATACTGTAAACAAACAACCTCTGGCACTCTTAACCGACATCGGTAACGATCTGATTTATGGTCAATCTACAGAGACTATCTTCGGCTGGATTGAGGATTGCATTAGGCAGCTTCAGCAAATCGATGCCCGGATCACCATCACTTTACTTCCCGAAGAGAGCCTTTCACGACTCTCGAATCTCCGTTTTGAATTAACACGTCGTCTTTTTTTTCCTAAGAACTCGGCTTCCCTGTCTGACCTGATCCAGAAAGTGCAACTACTGAATCAACGCCTGCTGGACTTCTCTCATTCGAACCAGATCCAAATCGTAACAGCCTCTCAGCACTGGTACGGAATTGACCCGATTCACTACCGCTATTCGCAGAGGGCGGCACTCTGGAAATCGATTCTGTCGAACTGGGACCTTCCCCAACTGGAACACTGTCAGACAAAACAACATTGGCACGACACGTTCTACTCTGTATTCCACCTCAAGCCCGCTTTAAAGAGGCAGTGGGGTAAATTACAACACACACCACAACCGACACAAATATTGCCAGATGGAACCCGCATATCCATGTATTAAACGTTTTTGTACTAATCCCTTCCCATTTTTAAGTTTACACTATCTCCGTTTCTCTTTTTTCATGCAAAATACTGGTTTTCGAGTGATATATTGGTAAAGACCACGCCTATTTAGAGTGTTTTCAGTTTTGATGCATTCTTAATCAATTTCTACAGGAACCCGCAGCATGGAGATCCTCCTCTTTTTTATCGCTTTGACGATATTTGCTTCAATCTGCCATGGTTTGTGGGTAATCGGCTCCCTGATTTATCGTTTTTTCTCCAGTGGAGGCTCCTTCCCCCAGAAGAAATCCGTTTCAACAGAAAACGAAAATGAGCAGCACCGACTGGTCACGCAGCGATTTCTCAGACGTCTTTACTATGAAGGAAAAATTCCCGAGCAGGAGCTCCAAAAACTACTTAAGTATACTGAGAAGGATTTCAAGAAACCGTCATCTCAACCCTCGCCAAAAGCAACCAAGCCAATAAATCAGGCCGGGCCAACAACTCCCTCTGCGGAACCTGCTCCTTCCCCTCCCGCAAAACTGGAAGAGAGTGATGTTCTAGAAGTAGAAGACTTTCTGGACGAGGATGATTTTCTCGAAGAACCAACCGTTAAGAAACGTCCTGCAACACCTGACACTATCAGACCAGCTAAACACCCTCTCCCTCAAACAGAGCCCGTCGAGAAACGCGCATTCGGCTACATCCTGAATGCCTTCATGGAAGAGAAAAATATTCGCTGGGGTGAATTGATCAGCGGACTCTTAATTGTCGGCAGTGCGATCGGCCTGGTAGTCAGCCTGTGGTCGACACTGAAAAATCAAATCCCTTATCTGCCCGCTCTGCTGTTTCTGTTAGCAACCGCTGCCATTCATAGTGCGGGACTCTATACCTTCAAGCGCTGGAAACTGGAGTCAACGAGCCGCGGACTTCTGTTAATCACCGTGCTGCTGGTTCCGCTCAACTTTCTAGCCGCCATTCGACTCTCCGACCATCGACCAGTTTCCGATCCGTTATTCATACTCGCCATCAGCATCGGTTTTGCCGCGTTTGGCTGGATGGTCTTGTCTGCCAGCCGGATTCTCGTCAGCTTTGGGCGCTGGCAACTGCTGATCGCTGTACTCGGTTCGTCGGCAGGTCAAATCATCATCTCACGTATGTCGATTTCCGAACCAGTCTTACTGCGAACAACTCTACTCGCTGCGCTCCCCGTTGGCTGTTTCATTGTCGCAATGGCCAGCATCCTCAAACACACGTTTACCTGGAAAGAGATCTCCGATGCGCTGGCCCGTGAGCTGGTCACTCTTGGCGGGCTCTCCCTCTTCGCTGTCCTGGCGCCCTGCTGGCTCTTAGTCTGGAATTCTACCAGCCGCCTGGAAACATTTGCCTGCCTGACACCCCTGGTTAGCATTATGGAACTTCTACTGCTGGGCATGGGACTGGTCTTGCACCACAGAAAAGAGAATGATGACGCACCGCACTGGTCATTAGCCGGCTCTTCCATCGCGGTCTTCTCTGCACTGATGATGCTGATGAACTTCGCCATCGCCTGGCCGCGCGTGGACATCATAATCGTACTCGGCATCGTAAATGGTATCAGCCTGACATTGCTGGCCATCAATGGTCGGTTCGCAGTTTGTCATATTCCGGCTTTGATTTCAGCCTCTCTCGCCGGATTACTGGGATTTCATGTCCTTACAGATACGATTGCTTTACAGGGAACCTCGCAGCGAATGCTGATCGAAGCCCTGCTCCTCGGGCGAAGTGCCATTGTGCTGATTTCGTTTGCAATTCTAACCTCCCTTGCAGGTGTCTGGTTGAAACGAACAAGCAAATCAGAAGCTGGTAAATACTATCTGTATGCAGCTGGCTGTTTTTCCATTGGCTCAAGCCTGATCGCTGTTTATGGAGGCTATTTCACCCGCACCGATGACATCTGGTGCACGCTGGCTCTGCTGATAAACGCCATCACGTTTCTGTTCGCGAACTGGCAGGTCCGCAAGCAGGTTCTCTCGGGATTCGCATCAGCCTTGTGGTTTCTGGCGCTACAACACGCTCTCTGTATAGATACACCGTTCCGAAACTGGCTTTCCGAACGGGCACTCTTGCCGGACGCTCCTTTTGTCTGGGGCTGCCTGATTCATGCGACCAGCGGACTGCTCTTTCTAATCGGTCTGCATTTCTGGTCTCGCTCCGGAACTCAGCTGACACAACCCTGGTCATTACGGCCTTCGAAAGGGAATCCATTTACAACTCCGCTCATATTCGGTTCCATTATAACCTCGTCTCTGCTGGTTCCGTATGTGATCCTGCAAACCATGTCGGCAGAAATGCACGCCTTCTATGCATTCTGGATCATGCTGATCTGGCTCACAGTCGCTTTGATACAACGCTCCGATCTCTGGTTTCTGTTTACACAATGCGCGGGAACGGTTGGCACGCTCTACACCGCGACCGCGGTAGGAGAATATTATGGTCTGTTGGCAGACGCCGGACGTGGAACACCGCGTTACTGGCTGTTCCATATCATGGCGATCTCGCTCTGGGTTTTAATGGGATCAGCCATCCACTCCAAAAAATATTCTCGGAATATGCTCGGCGCGTTATCCCGAACTTCCCGCTGGAATCTGCAACCGGTGCTCTTAGCCGGCTCGATTGTTTCAACTGGAGTGGTACTTTTTTTGTCAATCACTCCTTCGATCGCAACTGATTTTGAATTGGCGTTTAACATACAAAAAATCCACCAATACGCAGCACCACTCATGCAGGGCTTATTTCTCTACACTCTCTGCGTTACGATTGTGGCACTGACGAAACCGCGCGAATCCGGCATCGGAACACAAGTGGGATTGATCCTGAGTCTGTTTCTGCTCATCGCAGCATTCAGTTTACAGAATTTGCATATTTCTTTAGCAACCATTGGATTTCCGGTCAGGCATGCCAAAGATGCGTTTGGGATCTGGAGTTGGCTCTGCCTCGGTTTATTAAGCGTTGCCTGCCTCCCGTATCTCAACAGCAAATTTCAAAAGCAGACAACGCAGGGCTTGCTGTTTGTGACCTATCTGATTCCGTTTCTGATCGCCGGTTATTTTATCGAACAACACCATACTGCTGATGCCTTGCGCTGGGGACTCGGTGTTTATGCTCTCATCATGATGCTGCTGATTCTGAAATCAGAATCGCTGATGGACTATTTACGAGCGCAACAAATCCGCCTGCGTTACCTGCCAAAACTCTTCGAAGACAAAACAACATGGCGAAACCTGAGCATGCTGGGAGCCTGTCTGCCGCTGCTGGTGCTTACACTCTATCAGGTCTTTGGTACATGGCTGAAAATCTCTGTTCCCCTCGAAGACGGAGCAACTTCCAGCCTGATCATGCTCTTACTGACGTTTTGTGTTCCCCTTTTGATGTTGGTCATCGCTTCGGTATTCCATGCGATTCACTTTCGCTCAGCCGGTTGGATGCTGATCGGATCACATGTATTAGCAGTCATTTCGATCACAGTCACGATTCTGAGTTTCTCAGAACCCCCAGCTGAATTTCGAATCGACGACTTACTGCAAATTTCCCTCTACACTGGACTGGCCCTGAGTGTTTATGGACTGTTCTGGCTGGGAATCGAATCAAAAATTGATTGGAATTTCCAGGAACACCAAAATCTGTCTCCCGTAACATGGCCTTTGATTCGCGTCCATCTTGTGACGCTGCTCTGCCTGGTAGTGGGCCCCTATTTCCTACCGTTAATAATGAATCTGATTCATCCTGAACACAACTGGGTAACGTACTTCCCGCAAATCCCTTTCATCTCGCTGATCTCCCTGGTCCTGGCAGCTACCTGCGTCCATGTGTTTGCTCGACGTTACTTCAGCAGCCTCCCAACAAACGGACTCAGCTGTCTTAGTCTGGCATTAATCGGCTTCTTCACCGTTTCCGGCTGGCAATATTCGGAATGGACCGCCTGGCAGATCAACCTGTTTATGGAAATCGGCTTAGTTCTGGTCGGCCTGTTCCACACCATCCGATTTGTAATGCGATCTCATCCCCCGAAAACCAGCCTGGAAGACCAAACAACTGCGTTCCGGCATCTTAACTGGACTCAATTGATCTGCCTAACTCTGTTTGCGTTTGCCTTTCGGGGTGCCTGGTCTGATGCATATCGCCCCTACCCCGCTCTGATGATTGCAACAACAGGCACCCTGCTCTACTTCACGCTGGGACTTAGCCTGCGAAAACAAATTCTCGCGTATGCTTCGCTGGTTACCGCTCTGCTGGGAACCATGTTTGTCTTCACAGCACATTGGTTTGACGCAGGAGTACATATCACGTCACAAAACGGGATGGATCTTTTGAAATGGTCGATCACGACAGCTGCCAGTATTTCGGGGTTCTGGTTACTCGTCAATCTCTATCGGCAAAGGTCACAGACTGGCAGCAATAAGCTTGCTGAATCGCCCGCGTTCCAGCAAGTTCTGGCCCGCACGCTGACCTGCATTGTCCTGTTTTACACCTTGCTGATTACGGTCTCTCGTACTTTACCGGTTTCGACAGACGTCCCTTTGATTCGAGATCCCGCGGGCTGGATCGCATTATTCGCCGTGACACTCCTGCTGATGGGGTTAATCTGGGATCGAAAGAGCCGATACTGCATCCCCGCACTGTTTACAATGGGCATCTGCCTGATCGCCACGTACCTCAGTAATGAAACAGAATTACGCCGACTAATACAGTATTCAGGACTGGCGCTGTCCGGTTATGCATTTCTGCTCAGCATCTTGTGGAGCCTGCGAAATTTAATCAGCCAGAACTTATCGTGGCTTTCAATTCCCAATTTTGACGCGTTCCGCAAACAAACCCGCAGCT
This window of the Gimesia fumaroli genome carries:
- a CDS encoding Gfo/Idh/MocA family protein, which produces MKDSNRTVRWGILGTARIAEKISIAIHQADNAELSCIASRDPVKAADWAQQHHVKRSVGSYEALLQDPNIDAVYIPLPPSMHGEWTVRAAKAGKHVLCEKPLALNVNQAREMRRVCLENQVQLMDGVMWYHHPRAHEMLKLIRSDELGEHRRFTSAFTFCWDEVPENDLRLQRDLGGGSLGDLGWYCIGAALWAFNELPQKVFGTARPYNDVDYNFSGIMWFTKNRIASFDCGFDVSMRKWFELAGTEGSLLCDDFTRPWEKQKPAYYVNDGNGNATRHETGNPLQETCMINHFCDIIRSGRLEQQWSDLGINTQRVLNALDYSARTETVVNLADFFPT
- a CDS encoding branched-chain amino acid aminotransferase, giving the protein MKIMLIQLMNEEAGFIVSSELVLVSTIAVLAMIVGLSEVAHGVNQELEDVGSAFGRINQSFYVAGASGHKGYTYGSDFHDQFDFCDGENDIVCDRPPVQEGRRGGHNY
- a CDS encoding Flp family type IVb pilin, with the translated sequence MKNIINQLINDEAGFIVSAELVLISSIAVLAMIVGLSEVANNVNQELEDVGSAFSCIDQSYMLSNAHGHKGCTESSSFYDQSDFCSGQWDVQ
- the tig gene encoding trigger factor, with translation MSDELATTDATAEETVSADSEYKMSVTAKIDEVGPCKKHVTVTVPRTDIDHFYSESVSELGGQATVPGFRVGHVPKKLIEKRFRQELTDQVKQRVLMESLELIAEDNDLDPINEPTIDVESLEIPDEGEFQFEFEVEVRPDFKLPEYKGLKLERPVREIGDKDVDEYLNRFLNQYGEMEERKGAAETEDYLEVSIKFEHGGKPLSEINDLVVPLRPVLRLQDAEIKNFGELMAGVKTDDTRETELEVSEEAEQVEMRGEKVKATFTVKSVKFIQVPEINEELLERIGAESEEELREEVKNILERQVTYEQRQTTRSQVLDKITESADWDLPESLVTKQVENALRREILEMQQAGFSRQDIQARENELRQQAISSTRKALKEHFVLDKIASTENLEVQPQEIDMEIYYMAMQQGESPRRVRARMVKSGMIENLEAQLRERKAVDVILEKAEYTEKEMEKPEENQVSAIARSVCSTFAATAGEEEEAEADKE